DNA sequence from the Oncorhynchus keta strain PuntledgeMale-10-30-2019 chromosome 1, Oket_V2, whole genome shotgun sequence genome:
GGatccacaatcgagagcatcctgtcggtctGTATCACCGCCTCGTATTGCAACTGCACTGTCCTCAACCGCCAGGCTTTCtaagagggtggtgcggtctgcacaacacatcactgggggcaaactacctgccctccaggacacctacagcacagggaggcaaaaaagatcatcaaggacaacaaccacccgagctactgcctgttcaccccggtaacatccagaaggcgaggtcagtacaggtgcatcaaagctggaaccgagagactgaagaacagctatctcaaggccatcagactgctaaacagcaatcactaactcagaggctgctgcctacatggagacccaatcactggccactttaacaaatggatcactagtcactttaaacaatggcactttaaataaagccactttaataatgtttacatatcttacattactcatctcatatgtatatactgtattttataccatctattgcaccttgcctatgctgtttggccatcgctcatccatatatttatatgtacatattctcattcaacCCTTCtagatgtgtgtattaggtagttgttggaattgttagattacttgttagatattactgcaatgTCGAAAccagaagcacaaacatttcgctacactcgcattaacatctgctaaccatgtgtatgtgacaaaccaTTTGATTTCACTTGAACAAGcatgtatagtgtagagaatcattgtaccatctaaaccgttgtgaaatatattttccataaccaaaactATTGTacttcagctgtttgaagctggtgtacaaaactgaaagtaaaagactcaaaaactaaacttaagaaagggaagcatagaaatagagcacaTAGAAATATAGaaggtagatctgttctatgtaaATTTGATCAGGTCACCCAAAacgttacatattgcagctttaaggaACTCGGtcaagttgtaatagtagaatgcagaAGGTGCCATTTCTAAATTTGGTAGTGCATTAGCAGCTTGTATTATATGAACACGCATaaaacatggcaaaatgtgtcaaATTGCATGAAAATAGCTTTAAACTACAACTTTTCAGTCTCCCAACAAGAAAGGtctgaacagtttgtgtcatggacAGTACGCGTGTATGTGTGTTAGAAATAGACATGGTGCAGGTAGCTGAGGGTCCGATTATTCCTGGAGAGATCAGATGGGTCACGAGGTGGATGTTTGTTACTATGCCAATATATCCATCCAGACTTTTGCCACCTAGGCCATTTTTGTGTCCGGACAttctcaaatagtatttgagtaCCCCTGTCCTACAGTATCAACCCTAGGACCTTCATACGTACAACCTAAACACacaaaatcggagggcctgttgtccgggcctctggaagtctctagtgggggtgccacagggttcaattctttgGCCGACTcgcttctctgtatacatcaatgatgtccctcttgctgctggtgattctctgatccacctctacgcagacgacaccattctgtatacttctggcccttctttggacactgtgttaaataacctccagaagagcttcaatgccatcCAACTGTCCTTCTGTGGCctacaactgctcttaaatgaaagtaaaactaaatgcatgctcactactctggacggttccgacttagaatatgtggacaactacaaatacctaggtgtctggttagactataaactGTTCgttcttccagactcacattaagcaatccaaaattaaatctagaatcggcttcctatttcgcaacaaagcctctttcactcgtgctgccaaacatacactcgtaaaactgactatcctaccaatccttgacgtcatttacaaaatagcctgcGACACTCCACTCAGCAAatcggatgcagtctatcacagtgccatccgttttgtcactaaagccccatatactacccaccactgggacctgtatgctctcgttggctggccctcgcttcatattcgtcaacaaacccactggctccaggtcatctataagtctttgctaagtaaagccccgccttatctcagctcactggtcaccatagcagcccccacccgtagcatgcgctccagcaggtatattgcactggtcaccaccaaagccaattcctcctttggccgcctttccttccagttctatgctgccaatgactggaacaaactgaaAAAATCAccgaagctggagactcatatctccctcactaactttaagcaccagctgtcagagaagcTCACCAGATCACTGTACATGtacatagcctatctgtaaatagACCATCCAACTACTTCATCCCCATGCTGTTATGTATTTTGCTCCtttacaccccagtatctctacttgcacattcatcttctgcacatctatcactcaagtgtttaattgctatattgtaattattttgccactatggcctatttattgtcttacctcccttatcctgcctcatttgcacacactgtagactttttctattgtattattgactgtatgtttgtttattccatttgtaactctgtgttgttgtatgtgtcgcactgctttgctttatctaggccaggtcgccgatgtaaatgagaacttgttctcaactggccaacctggttaaataaaataaaggtgaaatataaatTAAAAAAACACCTTCCAGAGATGACTTCAGGAGCAGCGTAGTTGGGAGATCCGCAGCTGGTCCTCAGGAACTCCCCATCTGACATCATGTTTGACAacccttttgaccagagcacatCATTTTTTAACAACATTATCTTCAATCTGAAGTTCCTGACGCTATCTTGGAACTATGTTAAGAGAGGGTTAGTGTTAGGTTGTGCCATGGTTAGGTCTCTAGGCCGGTGTAATGTTTTTATTCTGCTTTACTAACCCAGTCCTCTAAGCTCCACACATGCTGCACTGATCGGATCAACTTCTCCCTAACCTTATTTCACCTTAACTAACCCTCCCAGGatcttctcccttccctcctctctctcgctcttctcctctttctccccttctctcgctATGATCAAGTGACACAGGGCCTGACAGGGCTCCTTGCCAGAGTGGATATCAGACCTGCCTTTTGCTAAGCAACAACCCCCTTACTCCAAACACACGCACCCCACCCAAGCCCCCTGTCCAGAGTAAGAGTCATATAGGTGTCAGTATATTCTAAAAGACAAGTGGTTTTGTTTGACATTTGCTACTGCTAATATAGTAGCTATGGCTATCTTTTTGGATAACTCAATTTGttatgtgcatgcatgtgtgtgtgtagcatacCAAAGTCAGCTATCTTGGCGTTCTTGGAATGGTCCAGCAGAACATTCTCAGGTTTGAGGTCTCTGTGCACCACCATGTGTCTGTGGCAGTAGTCTACCCCTGAGATGATCTGTTGGAACAACCGACGAGCCTCTTTGTCTTCTACCTAAAAACACACAATATGAGGTAAAGAGTAGGAGGTTACTAGATTATTCTATTCTAATGATACTACATACTGTCACTATGACAAATGTCACCATATAATGGCCTCTGTCTATATCCATCAATCAATCCAgacagtccagtcagtcagtcgtatatttcattgacggggctgtagtggagcaggttgagagcttcaagttccttggtgtccacatcaccaacgaactgtcatggtccaaacacaccaaggcgttcgtgaagagggcacggcaacacctattccccctcaggatactgaaaagatttggcatgggttctcagatccttaaaaagttctacagctgcaccaacgagagcatcctgactggttgcatcaccggctggtatggcaactgctccaaCTCCGACCGCAGGGCACTACAGAGGACAGTGtgtacggcccaatacatcactggggccaagcttcctgccacccaggacctttacaccaggcggtgtcagaggaagaccctaaaaattgccaaagactctagccaccgcagtcatagactgttctctctgctaccacacggcaagcggttccaaagcaccaagtctaggttcaaaaggcttcttaacagcttctacccccaagccataagactcctgaacagctaatcaaatgggtacccagactattcacattaaCCCACCCCCATTACACTCCTGCtacactctgtttattatctatgcatagtcactttacctctacctacatgtacatattacctcaattacctcaactaacctcctgtatatagcaccgctactgttattttgttgttgctctttaattattattatacCTCAACTAAATcgtgtaataaatcatgtggaaattgagcaagttgagatgactacatttcttggagtaacactagattgtaaactgtcatggtcaagacatattgatgcagtagtagctaaaatgggaagaagtctgtctataataaagcgacaacactatcaacaaggcagttcctacaggccctagttttgtcacatcttgactacatttacattacatttaagtcatttagcagacgctcttatccagagcgacttacaaattggtgcattcaccttatgacatccagtggaacagtcactttacaatagtgcatctaaatcttaaaaagggggtgagggggggggaaggattacttatcctatcctaggtattccttaaagaggtggggtttcaggtgtctccggaaggtggtgattgactccgctgtcctggcgtcgtgagggagtttgttccaccattgggggccagagcagcgaacagttttgactgggctgagcgggaactgtgcttcctcagtggtagggaggcgagcaggccagaggtggatgaacgcagtgcccttgtttgggtgtagggcctgatcagagcctggaggtactgaggtgccgttcccctcacagctccgtaggcaagcaccatggtcttgtagcggatggagagagcgagcttcaactggaagccagtggagagagcggaggagcggggtgacgtgagagaactggctgggaaggttgaacaccagacgggctgcggcgttctggatgagttgtaggggtttaatggcacaggcagggagcccagccaacagcgagttgcagtaatccagacgggagatgacaagtgcctggattaggacctgcgccgcttcctgtgtgaggcagggtcatactctgcggatgttgtagagcatgaacctacaggaacaggccaccgccttgatgttagttgagatcgacagggtgttgtccaggatcacgccaaggttcttagcgctctgggaggaggacacaatggagttgtcaaccgtgatggcgagatcatggaacgggcagtccttccccgggaggaagagcagctccgtcttgccgaggttcagcttgaggtggtgatccgtcatccacactgatatgtctgccagacatgcagagatgcgattcgccacctggtcatcagaggggggaaaggagaagattaattgtgtgtcgtctgcatagcaatgataggagagaccatgtgaggttatgacagagccaagtgacttggtgtatagcgagaataggagagggcctagaacagagccctgggggacaccagtggtgagagcgcgtggtgaggagacagattctcgccacgccacctggtaggagcgacctgtcaggtaggacgcgatccaagcgtgggccgcgccggagatgcccaactcggagagggtggagaggaggatctgatggttaacagtatcgaaggcagccgataggtctagaaggatgagagcagaggagagagagttagctttagcggtgcggagcgcctccgtgatacagagaagagcagtctcagttgaatgactagtcttgaaacctgactgatttggatcaagaaggtcattctgagagagatagcgggagagctggccaaggacggcactttcaagagttttggagagaaaagaaagaagggatactggtctgtagttgttgacatcggagggatcgagtgtaggttttttcagaaggggtgcaactctcgctctcttgaagacggaagggacgtagccagcggtcagggatgagttgatgagcgaggtgaggtaagggagaaggtctccggaaatggtctggagaagagaggaggggatagggtcaagcgggcaggttgttgggcggccggccgtcacaagacgcgagatttcatctggagagaggggagaaagaggtcagagcacagggtagggcagtgtgagcagaaccagcggtgtcgtttgacttagcaaacgaggatcggatgtcatcgaccttcttttcaaaatggttgacgaagtcatctgcagagagggaggagggggggggattcaggagggaggagaaggtggcaaagagcttcctagggttagaggcagaagcttggaatttagagtggtagaaagtggctttagcagcagagacagaagaggaaaatgtagagaggagggagcgaaaggatgccaggtccgcagggaggcgagttttcctccatttccgctcggctgcccggagccctgttactgttcagtcgtgttgtcaggtgccacaaaaaacgTTGCTAttagctcagaacagggcagcatggctggcccttggatgcacacagagagctaatattaataatatgcatgtcaatctctcctggctgaaagtggaggagagattgacttcatcactacttttatttatgagaggtattgacatgttgaatgcaaactactggcacacagcttggacacccatgcataccccacaagacatgccacaagaggtctcttcaaagtctccaagtccagaacagactatgggaggcacacagtactacatagagccatgactacatggaactctattccacatcaagtaactgacacaagcagtaaaaattagatttaaaaaaacaggttaaaaaaacaccttatggaacagcggggactgtgaagcaacacaaacattagcacagacacatgcatacacacgcaTGGATTTAGTAATGTACatatgtggtagtggtagagtaggggcctgagggcacacagtgtgttgtgaaatctgtgaatgtattgtaatgttttaaaatggtataaactgccttcattttgctggaccccaggtaGAATagctgctttggcagcagctaatggggatccataataaatacaaatacaaatttggcagatgtgacaaatacaatttgatatatCACCCGTCCGTGTTTGCAGATGTAGTCAAACAGCTCTCCTCCTGAGACATACTCCATCACCATGAAGAAATCTGTAGGAGTACTGATCACCtggtacctacacacacacacacacacacacacacacacacacacacacacacacacacacacacacacacacacacacacacacacacacacacacacacacacacacacacacacacacacacacacacacacacacacacaaatactcagGAGAAATGTCAGAAATACACTTGTTCTCTTTCGTTTACTTCCTTCTCTCACACAGACAGGGCTATTGTGCTGAATACATTGGGAAAGGCTGAAAGTCTGTCATTTCATTACACTGTTCTGAGAGCAGCCAACAAATGTGTACCATAGCTCACACTGTCACTGTGGCCTAACCCTAAAATGAacactccc
Encoded proteins:
- the LOC118392057 gene encoding 5'-AMP-activated protein kinase catalytic subunit alpha-2-like isoform X22; protein product: MAERQQKHEGGRVKIGHYLLGDTLGVGTFGKVKIGEHQLTGHKVAVKILNRQKIRSLDVVGKIKREIQNLKLFRHPHIIKLYQVISTPTDFFMVMEYVSGGELFDYICKHGRVEDKEARRLFQQIISGVDYCHRHMVVHRDLKPENVLLDHSKNAKIADFGLSNMMSDGEFLRTSCGSPNYAAPEVISGRLYAGPEVDIWSCGVILYALLW
- the LOC118392057 gene encoding 5'-AMP-activated protein kinase catalytic subunit alpha-2-like isoform X25, with translation MAERQQKHEGGRVKIGHYLLGDTLGVGTFGKVKIGEHQLTGHKVAVKILNRQKIRSLDVVGKIKREIQNLKLFRHPHIIKLYQVISTPTDFFMVMEYVSGGELFDYICKHGRVEDKEARRLFQQIISGVDYCHRHMVVHRDLKPENVLLDHSKNAKIADFGLSNMMSDGEFLRTSCGSPNYAAPEVISGRLYAGPEVDIWSCGVILYVLLW
- the LOC118392057 gene encoding 5'-AMP-activated protein kinase catalytic subunit alpha-2-like isoform X16; translated protein: MAERQQKHEGGRVKIGHYLLGDTLGVGTFGKVKIGEHQLTGHKVAVKILNRQKIRSLDVVGKIKREIQNLKLFRHPHIIKLYQVISTPTDFFMVMEYVSGGELFDYICKHGRVEDKEARRLFQQIISGVDYCHRHMVVHRDLKPENVLLDHSKNAKIADFGLSNMMSDGEFLRTSCGSPNYAAPEVISGRLYAGPEVDIWSCGVILYALLWEQVICWP